The Malus domestica chromosome 10, GDT2T_hap1 genome contains a region encoding:
- the LOC103446019 gene encoding nuclear-pore anchor-like isoform X1 has translation MPLFVSDEDFSRHGNDAVWVADKADAYIRDLQRELETVKAQNDAASITAEQTCSLLEQKYLSISEEFSKLESQYAQLQSSLDSRLSEVAELQSQKHQLHLQSIGKDGEIERIKAEVSELHKSKRQLIELVEQKDLEISEKNATIKSYIDRIVLTSDNAAQREARLSEAEAELARTKAACTRLSQEKELIERHNVWLNDELTEKVDSLIRLRRTHADVEADLSSKLADVERQFNDCSSSLKWNKQRVSELEAKLTSLQEELHSSKDAAAANEERLTAELSTLNKLVELYKESSEEWSKKAGELEGVIKALETHLIQVKNDYKEKLERVEAARNQFEKEAADLKAKLEKCEAEIEASRKSNELNLLPLSSFSTEAWMNSFESPDIIEADRAVVPKIPAGVSGTALAASLLRDGWSLAKMYAKYQEAVDAFRHEQLGRKESEAVLQRVLFELEEKAEVILDERVEHERMVEAYSMINQKLQNSISEQAYLEKTIQDLKAEVRKHERDYTFARKEIADLQREVTILLKECRDIQLRGISSGHDSHDYGTVAAVEMNTESDAERVISEHLLTFKDINGLVDQNMQLRSLVRNLSDRLENREMEFKDNFEMEIKKHNDEAASRVAAVLQRAEEQGRMIESLHASVAMYKRLYEEEHKLHSSGPRIEEAAPEERRTDVKLLLESSQEATQKAQDRAAERVKCLEEDLAKTRSEIISLRSERDKLALEANFSRERLESFMKEFEHQRNETNGVLARNIEFSQLIVDYQRKLRESSESVQTAEERTRKLTMEVSVLKHEKEMLEHAEKRACDEVRSLTERVHRLQASLDTIQSAEEIREEARAAERRRQEEYTKQIEREWADVKKDLQEERNNARTLTLDREQSIQNAMRQVEEMGKELANALHAFASAETRAAVAEAKLTDLDRRSKSSDVKVVDVDGGSVSSSLTSDEALVALRAAKEEIEKLREEVQANKDHMLQYKSIAQVNEDALRQMESAHENFKIEAEKLKKSLETELLSLRERVSELEHECNLKSQEVASAAAGKEEALSSTLSEITSLKEETSNKTSQIVSLEIQISALKEDLEKEHQRWRSAQANYERQVILQSETIQELTKTSQALATLQEEASELRKLADALKSENNELKSKWEFEKGMLEESKNVAEKKYNEINEQNKILHSQLEALHIQMTERDRGSVGTSASTASDTSGDAGLQNVISYLRRTKEIAETEISLLKQEKLRLQSQLESALKASETAKSSLHAERTNSRSLFTEEEMKSLQLQVREINLLRESNIQLREENKHNFEECQKLREISQKANAETENLERLLQERQIELEACKKEIEMQKSEKEQSEQRVRELLERYRNIDVQDYDRTKEDVRQLQKKLEEKDSQIVEVKKLLSEKLETVSRLERDIANSRLELTEMEKRMSDALQVEASLKSDIEKQRKMTAQYKRRLEMFSREKETLSKEKETLSKEKEELSKENQALSRQLEELKLAKRASGDTTGEQAIREEKDQKIQLLEKHLERQREELRKEKDENRMEKAMRKKMEKAVTDSYTNVDQDKTKFMNELEKHKQALKQLSDELEKLKHAKDSLPEGTSIVQLLSGTILDGLAAAYSLAVENFEKTAHSVHNEFGAHGVLANTTPVADASLVATSGTAQAPTVVPSMSPAKGLVSKATEESAKRITLPKTNVETRKPGRRLVRPRLVRPEEPQGDVEMSEMEGTRNGGKQVPTNEVEVQGNATLTQPLLRKRLASSSTSESREETNNQGEICPDVAAPVSKKSKGSDSPQGSEGQPSTSSENLGSVPVKDEPLDVAVDLPQGLNEEAAVDVEKEETETAGEKVEEPNERQFDGSSQVESQPEKDSDLVENVDGSDGKDMPSHDGAKDQVELEQQSSDFGGDREEGELVPDISELEGGGDTMASPEIGEVQPEPVTTPEASPARGDDYGVAAGSVVDISEVNYPEILNDDIDATEETADGSDKSIDGNDQTVMETDQAAEATSVIVDTTSTGTTSEVSVSKQTSPSLAAEEVRQVSPVTNPSTTINITERAVANARRRQQARGLSTSPSPGRGGPAGRQGGRPGRAPPGRGRGRGRSRGSTSGDQG, from the exons ATGCCGCTTTTCGTCTCCGACGAGGACTTCTCCCGCCACGGCAACGACGCCGTTTGGGTGGCGGACAAGGCCGACGCCTATATTCGGGACCTGCAGAGGGAGCTAGAGACCGTCAAGGCCCAGAACGACGCTGCTTCCATCACGGCCGAGCAGACCTGCTCCCTCCTCGAGCAGAAGTATCTCTCCATCTCCGAAGAATTCTCCAAGCTCGAGTCTCAATACGCCCAGCTTCAGTCCTCCCTCGACAGCCGCCTCTCTGAGGTCGCCGAGCTCCAGTCCCAGAAGCACCAGCTCCATCTCCAATCC ATTGGGAAGGATGGGGAGATAGAGAGGATTAAGGCGGAGGTGTCGGAATTGCACAAATCGAAGAGGCAGTTGATAGAGTTGGTGGAGCAGAAGGACTTGGAGATTAGTGAAAAGAATGCCACCATCAAGTCTTATATCGACAGGATT GTATTAACTTCTGACAATGCCGCTCAAAGGGAGGCTCGTTTGAGCGAAGCCGAGGCAGAATTAGCACGCACCAAGGCTGCATGTACTCGTCTATCACAG GAGAAAGAACTTATTGAAAGGCATAATGTCTGGCTTAATGACGAGTTAACAGAGAAAGTTGACAGTCTCATTCGGCTTCGTAGAACGCATGCTGATGTTGAGGCAGATTTGTCTTCTAAACTTGCAGAT GTTGAGAGACAATTCAATGATTGCTCTAGCTCTTTAAAATGGAACAAGCAAAGAGTGAGTGAATTAGAAGCCAAGCTAACGTCTTTACAGGAG GAGCTACACTCATCTAAAGATGCTGCTGCAGCCAATGAAGAGCGATTAACTGCTGAACTCTCAACA tTAAATAAGCTTGTTGAACTATACAAAGAAAGTTCTGAGGAATGGTCCAAAAAGGCAGGAGAGCTTGAAGGTGTGATCAAGGCTTTGGAG ACACATTTGATTCAAGTGAAAAATGATTACAAGGAAAAACTTGAAAGGGTAGAGGCTGCAAGAAATCAATTTGAGAAG GAAGCAGCAGATCTGAAAGCGAAACTTGAAAAATGTGAAGCAGAAATCGAAGCTAGCAGGAAATCAAATGAGCTTAATCTTCTTCCACTCAGTAGTTTTAGCACGGAAGC ATGGATGAATTCATTTGAATCCCCCGACATTATAGAGGCTGATCGAGCAGTTGTCCCAAAGATTCCTGCTGGTGTTTCAGGAACAGCATTAGCAGCTTCACTTCTGCGGGATGGCTGGAGT CTTGCAAAAATGTATGCGAAGTACCAAGAGGCTGTTGATGCCTTTCGTCATGAGCAGTTGGGAAGGAAGGAATCTGAGGCAGTCTTGCAACGG GTTCTATTTGAATTGGAGGAGAAAGCGGAAGTCATTTTAGATGAAAGAG TTGAACATGAGAGAATGGTTGAGGCATATTCTATGATCAACCAGAAATTGCAGAACTCGATTTCTGAACAGGCATACTTGGAGAAGACCATCCAGGACTTAAAG GCTGAGGTAAGGAAGCATGAGCGTGACTACACATTTGCACGAAAAGAGATTGCTGATCTCCAGCGAGAG GTGACAATCCTTCTGAAGGAATGCCGTGATATACAGCTTCGTGGGATATCATCTGGTCATGATAGTCATGACTATGGTACTGTTGCTGCTGTTGAGATGAACACTGAATCTGATGCTGAGAGAGTCATATCTGAACATCTT TTGACCTTCAAGGACATAAATGGACTAGTTGATCAGAATATGCAGCTCAGGAGCCTTGTTCGCAATCTTTCTGACCGGCTTGAAAATAGGGAAATGGAGTTCAAG GATAATTTTGAAATGGAGATAAAGAAACACAATGATGAAGCTGCCTCTAGAGTTGCGGCAGTGTTACAAAGAGCTGAAGAGCAAGGGCGCATGATTGAATCCCTTCACGCCTCT GTTGCAATGTACAAAAGGCTATATGAAGAGGAGCATAAACTTCATTCGTCTGGTCCTCGTATAGAAGAGGCTGCTCCAG AAGAAAGGAGAACTGACGTAAAGCTTCTCCTTGAGAGTTCTCAG GAAGCTACACAAAAGGCCCAAGACCGGGCTGCAGAACGAGTGAAATGTCTGGAGGAAGATCTGGCAAAGACCAG GAGTGAGATCATATCTTTACGGTCAGAGCGTGACAAGTTGGCTTTGGAAGCAAATTTTTCTCGAGAGAGACTTGAGAGCTTTATGAAGGAATTTGAGCATCAG AGAAATGAAACAAATGGTGTTTTAGCAAGGAACATTGAGTTCTCTCAGTTGATAGTTGACTACCAACGAAAGCTGCGTGAAAGTTCTGAATCTGTTCAAACCGCTGAGGAGCGTACTAGGAAGTTGACTATGGAG GTGTCTGTTTTGAAGCATGAAAAGGAAATGTTGGAACATGCTGAGAAGCGAGCTTGTGACGAAGTTCGTAGTTTGACGGAAAGGGTCCATAGACTGCAGGCTAGCTTGGACACTATTCAGAGTGCCGAGGAAATTCGTGAG GAGGCAAGAGCTGCTGAGAGGAGAAGACAAGAAGAGTATACGAAACAAATAGAG AGGGAGTGGGCTGATGTCAAGAAAGATCTACAAGAAGAGCGAAACAATGCCCGCACTCTCACACTTGACCGTGAGCAGTCCATACAAAACGCCATGAGACAAGTTGAAGAAATGGGAAAAGAGTTGGCTAATGCTTTGCATGCTTTTGCATCTGCTGAGACTAGAGCTGCTGTAGCTGAG GCTAAACTGACCGATCTGGACAGAAGGAGTAAATCCTCAGATGTGAAG GTTGTTGATGTCGATGGTGGGAGTGTATCTTCCTCCTTGACAAGTGATGAG GCTTTGGTGGCATTGCGTGCTGCAAAGgaagagattgaaaaattgagagaggaaGTGCAAGCTAACAAGGATCACATGCTACAG TATAAGAGCATAGCTCAGGTAAACGAAGACGCATTGAGACAGATGGAATCTGCCCATGAAAACTTCAAGATTGAG GCTGAAAAACTGAAGAAATCGCTTGAAACCGAACTTCTTTCTCTAAGAGAGAGAGTATCTGAACTTGAACACGAGTGTAATTTGAAGTCTCAAGAAGTTGCTTCAGCAGCTGCAGGGAAGGAAGAAGCTCTTTCTTCCACTTTATCAGAAATTACAAGTCTAAAGGAAGAAACCTCAAATAAAAC TTCCCAAATTGTGTCACTGGAGATTCAGATATCTGCTTTGAAAGAAGACTTGGAGAAAGAACATCAGCGATGGCGTTCTGCTCAGGCCAATTATGAAAGACAG GTTATCCTCCAGTCGGAGACAATACAGGAGTTGACTAAGACATCTCAGGCTTTGGCTACGCTTCAGGAAGAAGCTTCAGAGTTGCGTAAATTGGCTGATGCACTCAAAAGTGAAAAT AATGAACTCAAGTCTAAGTGGGAATTTGAGAAGGGAATGTTAGAAGAATCCAAAAATGTTGCCGAGAAGAAGTACAATGAAATCAATGAACAG AACAAAATACTGCACAGTCAACTTGAGGCTTTGCACATTCAAATGACTGAAAGAGATCGTGGTTCAGTTGGAACTTCTGCAAGCACTGCTTCAGATACTTCTGGTGATGCTGGTTTACAAAATGTGATAAGTTATCTTCGACGGACAAAAGAAATT GCAGAGACAGAGATTTCCTTATTGAAACAAGAAAAACTTCGATTACAGTCACAA CTTGAGAGTGCCCTCAAGGCTTCAGAAACAGCCAAGTCATCACTTCATGCTGAGCGCACGAATTCAAGATCATTGTTCACGGAGGAGGAAATGAAATCCTTGCAACTACAG GTTAGAGAAATTAACTTACTTCGTGAAAGCAATATCCAACTCAGAGAAGAAAACAAGCACAATTTTGAGGAATGCCAG aAATTGCGTGAAATATCACAAAAAGCTAATGCTGAGACTGAGAACCTAGAGAGATTGCTACAGGAGAGACAGATAGAGTTGGAAGCCTGTAAGAAAGAAATTGAAATGCAAAAGTCAGAGAAAGAACAGTCAGAACAGAGGGTTCGTGAG CTACTTGAAAGATATAGAAACATTGATGTTCAAGATTATGATCGCACAAAGGAGGATGTTCGTCAGTTGCAG AAAaaattggaggagaaggattctCAAATAGTAGAAGTCAAGAAACTTCTTTCAGAAAAGTTGGAGACTGTATCACGTCTGGAGCGAGATATTGCTAACTCCAGATTGGAACTGACTGAGATGGAGAAGAGAATGAGTGACGCTTTGCAAGTTGAG GCAAGTCTAAAATCAGATATCGAGAAGCAAAGGAAGATGACTGCTCAGTATAAG AGGAGACTTGAAATGTTCTCAAGAGAAAAAGAGACCCTTTCAAAAGAAAAGGAGACACTATCAAAGGAAAAGGAGGAACTGAGCAAGGAGAATCAAGCTCTTTCTAGACAGCTGGAGGAACTCAAATTAG CGAAACGAGCATCAGGGGATACTACCGGGGAGCAGGCAATTAGGGAAGAGAAAGACCAGAAAATTCAG CTTCTGGAAAAGCATTTGGAGAGGCAGAGAGAGGAGCTGAGAAAGGAGAAGGACGAAAACCGTATGGAGAAAGCAATGCGCAAGAAGATGGAGAAGGCTGTAACGGATTCCTATACTAATGTTGACCAG GACAAGACGAAGTTCATGAATGAACTAGAGAAGCATAAGCAGGCTCTGAAGCAACTTTCAGATGAGCTGGAAAAGCTAAAACATGCAAAAGACAGTCTCCCTGAg GGCACCTCAATTGTTCAACTGCTATCGGGAACCATACTGGATGGCCTTGCTGCTGCCTACAGCTTAGCTGTTGAAAATTTCGAAAAGACAGCACATTCAGTTCACAATGAGTTTGGAGCTCACGGTGTTCTGGCAAACACTACTCCAGTTGCAGATGCTTCATTAGTGGCTACCTCTG GTACTGCTCAAGCACCCACTGTTGTGCCTTCAATGAGTCCTGCGAAGGGCTTAGTATCCAAAGCGACTGAAGAAAGCGCAAAGAGAATCACTTTGCCCAAAACCAATGTCGAAACTCGCAAACCAGGAAGGAGATTGGTTAGGCCCCGTCTTGTAAGACCTGAAGAACCACAAGGTGATGTAGAGATGTCAGAGATGGAAGGCACCCGCAATGGGGGCAAACAAGTGCCAACGAATGAAGTGGAAGTTCAAGGCAATGCTACTTTGACACAACCGCTGCTTCGGAAACGTCTGGCTTCTTCATCTACTTCTGAGTCCCGTGAGGAAACAAATAATCAAGGGGAAATTTGTCCTGATGTGGCAGCACCTGTGTCAAAGAAGTCCAAAGGTTCAGATTCTCCACAGGGGAGTGAAGGGCAGCCATCTACTAGTTCGGAGAATCTTGGGAGTGTTCCAGTCAAAGATGAACCTTTAGACGTCGCTGTTGATTTGCCGCAAGGTTTAAATGAGGAAGCTGCTGTTGATGTTGAGAAAGAAGAAACTGAGACTGCTGGGGAGAAGGTTGAAGAGCCAAATGAAAGACAGTTTGATGGTTCGAGTCAAGTTGAATCACAACCTGAGAAGGATAGTGATTTAGTGGAGAATGTGGATGGATCAGATGGAAAAGATATGCCATCACACGATGGAGCCAAAGATCAGGTTGAGCTGGAGCAACAGTCCAGTGATTTTGGAGGAGACCGAGAAGAGGGAGAGCTGGTCCCTGATATTTCTGAGCTTGAAGGTGGTGGTGATACGATGGCCAGTCCTGAAATAGGGGAAGTTCAACCTGAACCTGTAACAACTCCCGAGGCTTCCCCAGCTAGGGGCGATGATTATGGTGTTGCTGCTGGTTCTGTTGTGGATATCAGTGAGGTTAATTATCCAGAGATTCTTAATGATGACATTGATGCGACTGAAGAAACCGCTGATGGTTCCGATAAGTCAATTGACGGTAATGACCAAACTGTGATGGAGACTGATCAGGCTGCCGAAGCTACCTCAGTAATCGTGGATACCACTTCAACAGGTACCACATCGGAAGTTAGCGTTTCAAAACAAACTAGTCCCAGTCTTGCGGCAGAAGAGGTGAGACAGGTGTCTCCAGTGACTAATCCGTCAACTACCATAAATATAACAGAACGAGCCGTGGCGAATGCACGCCGAAGACAACAGGCAAGAGGGCTTTCTACATCACCAAGCCCAGGTCGTGGTGGACCAGCTGGAAGACAAGGTGGGAGACCTGGACGTGCCCCTCCTGGACGCGGACGCGGACGTGGACGATCTCGTGGGTCAACATCTGGCGATCAAGGGTGA